CAGCAAGCCGCGCGTGCGCTCGAGGAACAGACGCACATCCTGCAATCCATTCTGGACAGCATGGGTGAAGCAGTCGTCGTGCATGAAGACCGGGGCCGCTTCCTGGCCTTCAACCGCGCTGCCGAACGCATATTTGGCCGTCCCACGACGCCCCCACCCATGGCCGACTGGCCGCGCCACTTCGGTTTCTACCGCGCCGACGGCGTCACGCCCTTCACCACCGAACAGATTCCCAGTGTCCGTGCCCTCCAGGGCGAATCGCTGGATGACGTGGAGATGCTGGTGCGACCTCCCGGCGTCCCCGAAGAGCGCTGGATCTCCGTAAGCGCCCGCCCCGTGCTGGATGAGGGCGGCAATCCGGTCGGCAGCGTCGCGGTGTGTCGCGACCTCACCCAGCGCCGGCGCGATGAAGCCGCCCGGCGCAACCTGAACGCTGAGCTCGCCCGGACGAACCGCGAACTCGAACAGCGCAGCCGCGAGGCCGAGCATGCCACCCGGCTCAAGAGCCGCTTCCTGGCTAGCATGAGTCACGAACTGCGCACTCCGCTCACCGCCATCATCGGCTTCTCCGATCTGCTGAGCGAGGAGATCGCCGGTTCGCTCAACCCCAAGCAGCGCCGTTACGTCGAGCATGCCCGGCAGGCAGCCCGCCACCTGCTCCAGCTCATCAACGACATCCTCGACCTCTCCAAGATCGAAGCCGGTCAGATCGAATTCCACCCCGAGGCGTTCTCCGTGGCCGAAGCTCTTCCGGAAGTTCTTACCACCGTCCGCCCGCTGGCGCTGTCCCGCAAGGTCCGCCTGCAAACCCGCGTGGATACTCTGCGCGTGTTCGCGGACCGCATCCGTTTCAAGCAGATCCTTTACAACCTCATCTCCAACGCCATCAAGTTCACTCCCCAGGGGGGCTTGGTCTCGGTCGAATCCGCGCCCCAGGAGCGCTTCGTCGAAGTCTCCGTCGCGGACACGGGTATCGGCATCGCACCGGACGAGCTTGAGGTCATCTTCGAGGAGTTTCGTCAGGTCGGGAACAGCACCCGGGGCGTCAAAGAGGGTACCGGCCTCGGCTTGGCCATCACCCGCCGCCTGGTGGAACAGCAGGGCGGAACCATCCGCGTCGAGAGTGAGCCCGGCAAGGGCAGCCGCTTCAGCTTCGCCCTGCCAGCGGCACAGCCGAGCGAAGGGCCCCGCGATGCAGCCTCCACTCAGCCTCGCCCTTCGCGCCGCTCCCGGCCGCTGGTTCTCGTGATTGATGATGAGCCCGCGGCCCGCGAGCTTCTGGTGGAGTACTTGTCGCCCCAGGGGTACGCCCTTCAGACCGCGGCCTCCGGCGCCGAAGGTTTGCGCAAGGCCCGCGAGCTGCAACCGGACGCCATCACTCTCAACATGCTCATGCCCGGCAAGAACGGCTGGG
Above is a genomic segment from Terriglobales bacterium containing:
- a CDS encoding response regulator, whose amino-acid sequence is RFARAAGLGTTLVGLGVLCGWLFDIASLKSVFPGLVAMKFNTALGFVLTGIALWFLAPDSASERKRGPRIAAMICAGLVALVGALSLSEYVFTWNAGIDQLLFVETGPAVETSHLGRMAPITALNFLLLGLALLLMETSRRLGQWLRFCLATVVFLAAFLGLIGYAYGVRHLYALGSFTPIALHTTATFLLLSLGVLSSRLEQGPTAPFASDTTGGMMARRLFPAALLAPTILGWLRLQGETQHLYEARFGVALFATASAVAFGALAWVNAVALDRIDRQRQQAARALEEQTHILQSILDSMGEAVVVHEDRGRFLAFNRAAERIFGRPTTPPPMADWPRHFGFYRADGVTPFTTEQIPSVRALQGESLDDVEMLVRPPGVPEERWISVSARPVLDEGGNPVGSVAVCRDLTQRRRDEAARRNLNAELARTNRELEQRSREAEHATRLKSRFLASMSHELRTPLTAIIGFSDLLSEEIAGSLNPKQRRYVEHARQAARHLLQLINDILDLSKIEAGQIEFHPEAFSVAEALPEVLTTVRPLALSRKVRLQTRVDTLRVFADRIRFKQILYNLISNAIKFTPQGGLVSVESAPQERFVEVSVADTGIGIAPDELEVIFEEFRQVGNSTRGVKEGTGLGLAITRRLVEQQGGTIRVESEPGKGSRFSFALPAAQPSEGPRDAASTQPRPSRRSRPLVLVIDDEPAARELLVEYLSPQGYALQTAASGAEGLRKARELQPDAITLNMLMPGKNGWEALRELKADSSTAPIPVIIVSVVDQKNTGFALGAAEYLVKPVAKQVLLQAVRKWIPRSDGPPAILVVDDEPQSLQMMAEVLEVAGYRITKAGGGREALEAMRRDPPHGLLLDLLMPDVDGFEVIRQMKDDSALRDIPVFVLTAKDLTDEDVEFLRRQASAFFRKSAVWKEELLAQVQTAVARNPHVARP